In Xiphophorus maculatus strain JP 163 A chromosome 18, X_maculatus-5.0-male, whole genome shotgun sequence, a single genomic region encodes these proteins:
- the LOC102237711 gene encoding dual specificity protein phosphatase 14-like has product MRVSQVSGRLYLGDLDSALNAAVLTSRNVSLIVNASGLPDLPYPAPDGLQVLHIPVQDRPHAQLGQYFDPVTERIQQNQAGSTLVHCTAGRSRSAALVMAYLMRSEGFSLRQAHELVLECRPFIRPNAGFWRQLMKYERELSGQNTVRMVGTAAGVLPEALPDPDGAEYCVNV; this is encoded by the exons ATGCGGgtctcccaggtttcgggccgaCTTTACCTGGGTGATCTGGACTCGGCGCTGAACGCCGCTGTGTTGACCAGCAGGAACGTCTCGCTCATCGTCAACGCCAGCGGATTGCCAGACCTCCCCTACCCAGCGCCCGACGGCCTGCAGGTCCTCCACATCCCAGTCCAGGACCGGCCCCATGCCCAGCTGGGTCAGTACTTTGACCCGGTGACGGAGCGgatccagcagaaccaggccGGGTCCACTCTGGTCCACTGCACGGCGGGTAGGAGCCGCTCCGCAGCGCTGGTCATGGCTTACCTGATGAG ATCTGAAGGCTTCAGCCTCCGTCAGGCCCACGAACTGGTTCTGGAGTGCCGGCCGTTTATCCGACCCAACGCGGGGTTCTGGAGGCAGCTCATGAAGTATGAGAGGGAGCTGTCGGGTCAGAACACGGTGAGAATGGTGGGGACGGCAGCCGGGGTTCTGCCTGAGGCCCTGCCGGACCCGGACGGAGCCGAGTACTGTGTGAACGTCTGA
- the polr2d gene encoding DNA-directed RNA polymerase II subunit RPB4 produces the protein MAAGGSSVPPQLGDIEEDASQLLFPKEFENAETLLNSEVHMLLEHRKQQNESAEDEQELSEVFMKTLNYTARFSRFKNRETITAVRSLLLQKKLHKFELASLANLCPEAAEEAKALIPSLEGRFEDEELQQILDDIQTKRSFQY, from the exons ATGGCGGCCGGAGGTAGTTCGGTTCCTCCGCAGCTCGGAGACATAGAAGAAGACGCTTCTCAGCTTCTGTTTCCTAAAG AGTTCGAGAACGCGGAGACGCTGCTGAACTCGGAGGTCCACATGCTGCTGGAGCACCGGAAGCAGCAGAACGAGAGCGCCGAGGACGAGCAGGAGCTGTCCGAGGTCTTCATGAAGACGCTCAACTACACGGCCCGCTTCAGCCGCTTCAAGAACCGCGAGACCATCACCGCCGTGCGCAG CCTCCTCCTGCAGAAGAAGCTCCATAAGTTCGAGCTCGCCAGTTTGGCCAATCTGTGTCCAGAAGCCGCCGAAGAGGCCAAGGCTCTGATCCCCAG TTTGGAGGGTCGGTTTGAGGatgaggagctgcagcagatccTGGACGATATCCAGACCAAGAGGAGCTTCCAGTACTGA
- the LOC111612006 gene encoding uncharacterized protein LOC111612006: MNQAAPSQRPVIPQVRYHPSIQMAGSGTTAGATRRPQTRTQPKTVQKNQNSNRTGPGGARGPPDNDPGPTADQASSKQGQRFRPGAAHHPQTRTEPRVVQKNHDPSRTGPCFNRGPEPKRDLGSAENKAPPTPDQVPLDPRAELDRNLLQQVEVLTRGQSTNQDWFHWRKNRITASVAHRIAHSRFVNGKSKAPPISYLAAITGEGPKVQTRAMSWGIEKEAEVVRRYQTLKSAALGRPVRVLECGLFIDGQRPWLAASPDGIVVDARSGRRLLCLEVKCPYKHRHRRVEDACRDDPAFCLQLLDGDTPGQAPVYALKKSHSYFTQIQVQLAVTGLDRADLVVFTLMETAIVPVTFDPDLWDETVSKLEVFYQEAVLPHLRQKMQQKADAGPEL, from the exons ATGAACCAAGCTGCTCCGAGCCAGCGACCCGTCATCCCACAGGTCCggtaccatccatccattcagaTGGCAGGAAGTGGAACCACAGCCGGTGCTACTCGCCGTCCTCAGACCAGAACTCAACCTAAAACGGTCCAGAAGAACCAGAACTCCAACAGAACCGGTCCGGGTGGGGCGCGCGGACCACCTGACAACGATCCAGGTCCAACTGCAGACCAAGCATCAAGCAAACAGGGTCAGAGGTTCAGACCAGGTGCTGCTCACCACCCTCAGACCAGAACTGAGCCCAGAGTGGTCCAGAAGAACCATGATCCCAGCAGGACCGGTCCATGTTTTAACAGAGGACCAGAACCCAAGAGGGATCTGGGTTCTGCTGAAAACAAAGCTCCTCCCACACCAGACCAGGTCCCGCTGGACCCAAGGGCCGAACTGGACCGGAACCTGCTGCAGCAGGTGGAGGTTCTGACCCGCGGACAGAGCACCAACCAGGACTGGTTCCACTGGAGGAAGAATCGGATCACGGCCTCTGTGGCCCATCGCATCGCTCACTCCAGGTTCGTCAATGGCAAGAGCAAAGCTCCGCCCATTTCGTACCTGGCTGCCATCACAG GCGAGGGGCCCAAAGTCCAGACCAGAGCCATGAGCTGGGGCATCGAGAAAGAGGCCGAGGTCGTCCGCAGGTACCAG ACTCTGAAGTCGGCGGCGCTGGGCCGACCCGTCCGGGTTCTGGAGTGCGGCCTGTTCATCGACGGCCAGCGGCCCTGGCTGGCGGCCAGCCCTGACGGCATCGTGGTGGACGCGCGGAGCGGCCGCAGGCTGCTCTGTCTGGAGGTCAAATGTCCCTACAAACACCGGCACCGTAGGGTGGAGGACGCCTGCAGGGACGACCCGGCCTTctgcctgcagctgctggacGGGGACACACCTGGACAG GCTCCAGTTTACGCCCTGAAGAAGTCCCACAGCTACTTCACGCAGATCCAGGTCCAGCTGGCCGTCACAGGCCTGGACCGGGCCGACCTGGTCGTCTTCACTCTGATGGAGACGGCCATTGTCCccgtgacctttgaccccgaCCTGTGGGATGAGACGGTGTCCAAGCTGGAGGTCTTCTACCAGGAGGCTGTCCTCCCTCACCTCAGAcaaaaaatgcagcagaaagcAGACGCAGGGCCAGAACTGTAG
- the abcf3 gene encoding ATP-binding cassette sub-family F member 3 — MATYVDILKREFPEIDTELFDYITGVLDSGASDFEDGEEVFDAIGGVLQDVSADSKNEDDVRDICLQMFNTLKLNNHHHPQKQMLLDAPVQLSQMSADSVSTAQDIQGIWMMKRPQNTTVDAKKLEKAEAKLKAKNERRTERDTQKATGPLVLEEASASQASNKKESRADQSGKNRSYDIRIENFDISFGERCLLQGAELSLASGRRYGLIGRNGLGKTTLLKMLASRNLRVPAHISILHVEQEVAGDDTIALQSVLESDTKREDLLNEEQRLNARIANGTADGTESVRLSEIYAKLEEIEADKAPARASVILAGLGFSPRMQQQPTKEFSGGWRMRLALARALFARPDLLLLDEPTNMLDIKAILWLENYLQTWQSTILVVSHDRNFLNAVATDIIHLHSQRLDTYRGDYENFLKTKEDRLKNQHREYEAQMQYRQHIQVFIDRFRYNANRAAQVQSKIKLLEKLPELKPVQKESETTLRFPDNFEKLSPPILQLDEVEFYYSQDQPLFTGLNLSADLESRICIVGENGAGKSTILKLLMDDLTPVSGIRQAHRNLKIGYFSQHHVDQLDLNVCAVELLLNKFPGRTEEEYRHQLGGYGITGELATRPVASLSGGQKSRVAFAQMTMPCPNFYILDEPTNHLDMETIEALAKALNKFKGGVILVSHDERLIRLVCKELWVCDSGKVWRVDGGFDEYRDILQEQFKKEGYL, encoded by the exons ATGGCGACGTACGTGGACATCCTGAAGAGAGAGTTTCCTGAGATTGACACGGAGCTCTTCGACTACATCACAG GTGTGTTGGACAGCGGCGCCTCTGACTTTGAGGATGGCGAGGAGGTGTTTGACGCCATCGGTGGCGTCCTGCAGGACGTTTCTGCTGACAGTAAAAACGAGGACGACGTCAGAGACATCTGCCTGCAGATGTTCAACACCCTGAAGCT GAACaaccatcatcatcctcagaAGCAGATGCTTCTGGACGCTCCAGTACAGCTCTCTCAGATGTCCGCTGACTCTG TCTCAACAGCCCAGGACATCCAGGGAATCTGGATGATGAAACGTCCCCAGAACACA ACGGTTGATGCCAAGAAGCTAGAAAAAGCTGAAGCCAAGCTGAAAGCCAAGAATGAGCGCAGGACCGAGAGGGATACTCAGAAAGCCACCGGTCCGCT GGTTCTGGAGGAAGCGTCAGCCAGTCAGGCCAGCAATAAGAAGGAAAGCCGCGCTGATCAGTCAGGGAAGAACCGCAGCTACGACATCCGAATCGAGAACTTTGACATTTCGTTTGGAGAGAG ATGTCTGCTGCAGGGGGCGGAGCTGTCCTTGGCGTCGGGCCGGCGGTATGGTCTGATTGGTCGGAACGGTCTGGGGAAGACCACGCTGCTGAAGATGCTAGCTAGCAGGAACCTGAGAGTACCGGCCCACATCTCCATCCTTCATGTGGagcaggaagtggcaggagacGACACAATAGCACTGCAGAGTGTGCTAGAGAGCGACACCAAGCGCGAGGACCTGCTGAACGAGGAGCAGCGGCTCAACGCGCGAATCGCCAACGGAAC ggCCGACGGGACGGAGAGCGTGCGATTGTCTGAGATCTACGCCAAACTGGAGGAGATCGAAGCCGACAAGGCCCCGGCACG AGCCTCAGTCATACTGGCCGGTCTCGGGTTTTCTCCCAGAATGCAACAGCAGCCCACCAA GGAGTTCTCCGGAGGATGGCGGATGAGGCTGGCGCTGGCCAGGGCACTCTTCGCTCG Acctgacctgctgctgctggacg agccTACCAACATGTTGGACATCAAAGCCATTCTGTGGCTGGAGAACTACCTGCAG ACGTGGCAGTCCACCATCTTGGTCGTCTCCCACGACAGAAACTTCCTGAATGCCGTGGCGACAGACATCATCCACCTGCACTCGCAGAGGCTGGACACTTACCGTGGCGACTACGAGAACTTCCTGAAGACCAAAGAGGATCGCCTGAAGAACCAGCATCGAGAGTACGAGGCTCAGATGCAGTACAGGCAACACATACAG gtttTCATTGACAGATTTCGGTACAACGCCAACAGAGCTGCCCAGGTCCAGAGTAAGATCAAGCTCCTGGAAAAGCT ACCGGAGCTAAAACCAGTTCAGAAAGAATCGGAGACCACTTTGAG GTTTCCAGATAACTTTGAGAAGTTGTCTCCCCCTATTCTTCAGTTAGATGAAGTAGAGTTTTACTACAGTCAAGATCAGCCGCTCTTCACCGGACTGAACCTGTCGGCTGACCTCGAGTCTCGCATCTGCATC GTTGGTGAAAATGGTGCCGGTAAAAGTACCATCCTCAAACTGCTGATGGACGACTTGACGCCAGTCAGTGGCATCAGACAAGCTCACAG GAACTTGAAGATCGGTTACTTCAGTCAGCATCACGTGGACCAGCTGGACCTGAATGTCTGTGCCGTGGAGTTGCTACTTAACAAGTTTCCCG GTCGGACAGAGGAGGAGTACCGGCACCAGCTGGGAGGTTACGGGATCACCGGGGAGCTGGCCACGCGGCCGGTGGCCAGCCTGTCGGGGGGACAGAAGAGCCGCGTGGCGTTCGCCCAGATGACCATGCCATG TCCGAACTTCTACATCCTGGACGAGCCGACCAACCACCTGGACATGGAGACCATCGAGGCTCTGGCCAAAGCGCTCAACAAGTTCAAG GGCGGGGTCATCCTCGTGTCTCACGACGAGCGCCTTATCCGCCTGGTGTGTAAGGAGCTGTGGGTGTGCGACAGCGGGAAGGTGTGGCGGGTCGACGGCGGCTTTGACGAGTACCGGGACATCCTGCAAGAGCAGTTCAAGAAGGAGGGCTACCTGTGA